One Vigna unguiculata cultivar IT97K-499-35 chromosome 11, ASM411807v1, whole genome shotgun sequence DNA window includes the following coding sequences:
- the LOC114169993 gene encoding phytohormone-binding protein-like translates to MTKELSDKTEVSVGLEALWQALSKDLAVTIVKVIPNIVKDATVVEGDGGLGTIFLFNFFSGVSPVSYEKEKITELDETCHEIALQMVEGGYLEQGFSYYKTSFQLSAMGEEKTLVKVKISFDSESETAESVQPLKTAESVLSFVRCLETYLLNDA, encoded by the exons ATGACAAAGGAATTGAGTGACAAAACCGAGGTGAGTGTGGGGTTGGAAGCCCTGTGGCAAGCATTGTCAAAGGATTTGGCAGTGACGATTGTAAAGGTTATTCCGAATATTGTGAAAGATGCGACTGTGGTGGAAGGTGATGGAGGGTTAGGCACAatctttctcttcaattttttctcAG GTGTGAGCCCAGTGAGTTACGAGAAGGAGAAGATCACAGAGCTTGACGAAACTTGTCATGAAATTGCGTTGCAAATGGTTGAGGGAGGGTATCTGGAGCAAGGTTTTTCATACTACAAGACAAGTTTTCAACTATCTGCAATGGGAGAGGAAAAGACTTTGGTGAAGGTTAAGATCTCTTTTGACTCTGAGTCTGAGACAGCAGAAAGTGTTCAACCTTTGAAGACAGCAGAGTCTGTTTTATCCTTTGTGCGATGCCTTGAAACATATCTGTTGAATGATGCTTAA